In Shewanella sp. VB17, a single genomic region encodes these proteins:
- the alr gene encoding alanine racemase, with amino-acid sequence MKPFPRAEISARALKKNLSRMRQIAPKSKIMAVVKANGYGHGLLNVARCFSEADGFGLARLEEALALRDGGVKAKLVLLEGFFRQADLMTLVEHDIDTVIHNEVQLTMLEKSSLVKPITVWLKLDSGMHRLGFTPEQFTQVYDRLERCPQVAKPIHIMSHFACADEPDNPMTVQQLRVFDGLTKKVAGERTLANSAGSLYWPESQFDWVRPGIALYGVSPVVGDLGCNHGLEPAMELISQLIAVREHKAGEPVGYGCFWHAKEDTKLGVVAIGYGDGYPRNAPEGTPVWINGRRVPVIGRVSMDMLTVDLGKMATDCIGDDAILWGKKLPVEDVAQHIGTIAYELVTKLTPRVTVCLNE; translated from the coding sequence TTGAAGCCCTTTCCCCGAGCAGAGATAAGTGCTAGAGCGCTAAAGAAAAATTTGTCGCGTATGCGTCAAATTGCGCCAAAAAGTAAAATAATGGCGGTCGTTAAAGCCAATGGTTATGGCCATGGTTTACTGAATGTGGCACGTTGCTTTAGTGAAGCTGATGGTTTTGGTCTGGCTCGTTTAGAAGAAGCATTAGCGTTGAGAGACGGTGGGGTCAAGGCGAAACTTGTCTTGTTAGAAGGTTTTTTTAGGCAAGCAGATTTAATGACCTTGGTTGAGCATGATATCGATACCGTTATCCATAATGAAGTTCAGTTAACCATGTTGGAGAAGTCTTCTTTGGTTAAACCTATCACAGTATGGTTAAAACTCGATTCGGGTATGCATCGATTGGGATTTACGCCTGAGCAGTTTACTCAAGTGTATGACAGACTTGAGCGATGTCCTCAAGTGGCTAAACCGATACACATTATGTCGCATTTTGCTTGCGCTGATGAGCCAGATAACCCAATGACGGTTCAGCAATTACGTGTTTTTGACGGACTGACGAAAAAGGTAGCGGGTGAGCGTACTTTGGCGAATTCTGCCGGCAGCCTGTACTGGCCAGAAAGCCAATTTGATTGGGTTCGTCCAGGCATTGCGCTTTATGGTGTATCACCTGTTGTCGGTGATTTAGGTTGCAATCATGGTTTAGAACCTGCGATGGAGCTGATTTCTCAGCTCATTGCTGTCAGAGAACATAAGGCGGGTGAGCCTGTGGGTTATGGCTGTTTTTGGCATGCAAAAGAGGATACAAAGCTCGGCGTGGTTGCTATTGGCTATGGTGACGGTTATCCGCGCAATGCACCAGAAGGGACGCCAGTTTGGATAAATGGCCGACGCGTGCCTGTTATTGGCCGAGTCTCTATGGATATGCTAACCGTTGATTTAGGTAAAATGGCCACAGATTGCATTGGTGATGATGCCATTTTATGGGGAAAAAAGTTACCTGTAGAAGATGTCGCTCAGCATATTGGGACTATTGCGTATGAGCTGGTGACCAAGCTAACGCCGAGAGTGACAGTGTGTTTAAACGAATAA
- the dnaB gene encoding replicative DNA helicase has translation MSQQSAFKAKNKPRDIQMDALKMPPHSLEAEQSVLGGLMLDSDAWDRVSEVVVAEDFYSRSHRMIFTAMGTLANASQPIDLITVSEQLEVEDQLEDAGGFAYLGEIAKNTPSAGNILSYGAIVRERAVVRDMIKVANEIADAGFNPEGRNSSELLDLAETKVFKIAESRANANEGPEGIKAILEKTVDKIEQLYNNPSNGVTGVSSGFGDLDKMTAGFQSGDLVIVAARPSMGKTTFAMNLCEQAALNEDKPVLIFSLEMPSEQIMMRMLASLGRVDQTKIRTGQLDDDDWARVSSTMGIMLEQGKMYIDDGSGLTPTDVRSRARRIAREHGGLSMIMIDYLQLMQVPALKDNRTLEISEISRSLKALAKELEVPVIALSQLNRSLEQRADKRPINSDLRESGAIEQDADLIMFIYRDEVYHDDSEHKGVAEIIIGKQRNGPIGRVPLTFQGQFSRFDNYAGPQFEED, from the coding sequence ATGTCACAACAAAGTGCTTTCAAGGCTAAAAATAAGCCTAGAGATATCCAGATGGATGCACTCAAAATGCCGCCTCATTCTTTAGAGGCTGAACAATCAGTACTGGGTGGCTTGATGCTTGATTCCGATGCGTGGGATAGAGTGAGTGAAGTGGTTGTGGCAGAAGACTTTTACTCACGATCACATCGTATGATCTTTACTGCGATGGGAACACTGGCGAATGCGAGTCAACCGATAGATTTGATCACTGTTTCTGAGCAGTTAGAAGTTGAAGATCAATTAGAGGATGCAGGCGGTTTTGCCTATTTAGGTGAGATCGCTAAAAATACCCCTAGTGCGGGCAATATCTTATCTTATGGTGCTATTGTTCGAGAGCGTGCAGTGGTACGCGATATGATCAAGGTCGCAAATGAAATTGCCGATGCAGGTTTTAACCCTGAAGGACGAAATTCAAGTGAACTACTTGATCTCGCCGAGACAAAGGTATTTAAAATCGCCGAATCTAGAGCCAATGCTAATGAAGGACCAGAAGGGATTAAGGCGATTTTAGAGAAAACCGTCGATAAAATTGAGCAGCTTTATAATAACCCCAGTAATGGGGTTACAGGGGTGTCCAGTGGTTTTGGCGATCTTGATAAGATGACCGCGGGTTTTCAATCCGGTGATTTGGTCATCGTTGCAGCTCGCCCATCTATGGGGAAGACGACGTTTGCGATGAACTTGTGTGAACAAGCGGCACTTAATGAAGATAAACCGGTACTTATTTTTAGCCTTGAGATGCCTTCAGAGCAAATCATGATGCGTATGTTAGCCTCACTTGGTCGGGTGGATCAAACTAAAATTCGTACTGGTCAACTCGATGATGATGATTGGGCACGTGTTTCTTCAACCATGGGGATCATGCTTGAACAAGGCAAGATGTATATTGATGATGGCTCTGGTTTGACACCGACGGATGTTCGTAGCCGAGCACGGCGGATAGCTCGAGAGCACGGTGGCTTATCGATGATTATGATCGATTACCTACAGTTGATGCAGGTGCCAGCATTGAAAGATAACCGAACTTTAGAGATTTCAGAGATCTCTCGCTCGCTTAAAGCACTGGCTAAGGAATTAGAAGTGCCAGTGATTGCTTTATCTCAGTTAAACCGCTCATTGGAGCAACGTGCCGATAAGCGCCCGATTAACTCTGATTTGCGTGAATCTGGTGCGATTGAGCAAGATGCTGATCTTATTATGTTTATCTATCGTGACGAGGTTTATCATGATGATTCTGAACACAAAGGCGTTGCTGAAATTATTATCGGTAAACAGCGTAATGGTCCTATCGGGCGTGTTCCATTAACTTTTCAGGGGCAGTTTTCTCGTTTTGATAATTATGCAGGTCCTCAGTTTGAAGAAGATTAA